Proteins co-encoded in one Klebsiella michiganensis genomic window:
- a CDS encoding phosphatidylglycerophosphatase, whose product MQAIVKRITAGTILLLIMPLIVWFSGWQWAPGGNESLLKVLYWVTETVTQPWGVITHVILCAWFLWCLRYRLKPALMLFAILAAAILIGQGIKSVIKNKVQEPRPFVVWLEKTHHIPTDEFYNLKRTQRAELVKAQLEGQDDVPGWLRSHWQFETGFAFPSGHTMFAASWALLGVGLLWPRRRTFTLVILLVWATGVMGSRLLLGMHWPRDLAVATIISGVLVILATWLAQRWCGPLTPPAEEDQEITERSEKG is encoded by the coding sequence ATGCAGGCAATAGTAAAACGCATCACCGCAGGAACAATTCTTTTGTTAATCATGCCGTTAATCGTCTGGTTCAGCGGCTGGCAGTGGGCTCCTGGCGGCAATGAAAGCCTGTTAAAAGTACTTTATTGGGTCACTGAAACCGTGACGCAACCCTGGGGAGTCATTACGCATGTTATTCTCTGTGCCTGGTTTCTGTGGTGTCTGCGTTATCGCCTTAAACCTGCACTGATGTTATTTGCTATCCTCGCGGCGGCTATCCTTATAGGTCAGGGTATTAAGTCCGTTATCAAGAATAAAGTGCAGGAACCCCGGCCTTTCGTCGTATGGCTTGAAAAAACTCACCATATCCCTACTGACGAGTTCTACAATTTAAAGCGGACTCAGCGCGCGGAACTGGTTAAAGCACAGCTAGAAGGGCAGGATGATGTTCCCGGCTGGCTTCGCAGCCATTGGCAGTTCGAAACCGGCTTCGCTTTTCCTTCAGGGCATACAATGTTTGCTGCCAGTTGGGCGCTGTTGGGGGTAGGATTGCTTTGGCCACGTAGGCGGACGTTTACGCTGGTGATTTTGTTAGTATGGGCAACCGGCGTAATGGGGAGTCGCTTGCTGCTGGGCATGCATTGGCCTCGCGACCTGGCTGTCGCCACGATTATCTCTGGCGTGTTGGTCATTCTGGCAACCTGGCTGGCGCAGCGCTGGTGTGGGCCGCTCACCCCGCCGGCTGAAGAAGACCAGGAAATAACCGAACGAAGCGAAAAAGGTTGA
- the ribA gene encoding GTP cyclohydrolase (catalyzes the conversion of GTP to formate and 2,5-diamino-6-hydroxy-4-(5-phosphoribosylamino)pyrimidine and diphosphate), whose translation MQLKRVAEAKLPTPWGDFLMVGFEEVATGQDHVALVFGDISGEEPVLARVHSECLTGDALFSLRCDCGFQLEAALTHIAEQGRGVLLYHRQEGRNIGLLNKIRAYALQDKGYDTVEANHQLGFAADERDFTLCADMFKLLGVDAVRLLTNNPKKVEILTEAGINIVERVPLIVGRNPKNAHYLDTKAAKMGHLLSE comes from the coding sequence ATGCAGCTTAAACGTGTGGCAGAAGCCAAACTGCCAACCCCATGGGGCGATTTCCTGATGGTGGGTTTTGAAGAAGTGGCCACGGGGCAGGATCATGTTGCCCTGGTTTTTGGTGATATTAGCGGTGAAGAACCTGTGCTTGCGCGTGTTCATTCCGAATGTTTAACCGGTGATGCGCTGTTCAGCTTGCGCTGCGACTGTGGTTTCCAGCTTGAAGCGGCGCTTACCCACATTGCCGAACAAGGCCGCGGCGTGCTGCTCTATCATCGTCAGGAAGGCCGTAATATCGGGCTGCTGAATAAAATCCGTGCCTATGCGCTGCAGGACAAGGGCTACGATACGGTAGAAGCGAACCACCAGCTCGGCTTTGCCGCCGACGAGCGTGACTTTACGCTGTGTGCGGACATGTTCAAACTGCTGGGCGTGGACGCCGTGCGCCTGCTCACCAACAACCCGAAGAAAGTCGAAATTTTGACTGAGGCAGGGATTAACATTGTTGAACGGGTACCGTTGATCGTTGGCCGTAACCCGAAAAACGCGCACTACCTGGATACGAAAGCGGCCAAAATGGGCCATCTGCTTTCTGAGTAA
- a CDS encoding aconitate hydratase (Catalyzes the conversion of citrate to isocitrate), with the protein MSLTLREASKDTLRALNKTWHYYSLPLASKELGDISRLPKSLKVLLENLLRWQDEDSVTREDIHALAGWLKQAHADREIAYRPARVLMQDFTGVPAVVDLAAMREAVKRLGGDVAKVNPLSPVDLVIDHSVTVDHFGDNDAFEENVRLEMERNHERYVFLRWGQQAFSRFSVVPPGTGICHQVNLEYLGKAVWSEEQNGELVAYPDTLVGTDSHTTMINGLGVLGWGVGGIEAEAAMLGQPVSMLIPDVVGFKLEGKLREGITATDLVLTVTQMLRKHGVVGKFVEFYGDGLDSLPLADRATIANMSPEYGATCGFFPIDGVTLEYMRLSGRSEEQVALVEAYAKAQGMWRNTGDEPVFTSTLSLNMNDVEASLAGPKRPQDRVPLGGVPKAFAASNELEVNASHKDRTPVSYTLAGQEHELPDGAVVIAAITSCTNTSNPSVLMAAGLLAKKAVSLGLKPQPWVKASLAPGSKVVSDYLAKAKLTPYLDELGFNLVGYGCTTCIGNSGPLPDPIEQAIKKGDLTVGAVLSGNRNFEGRIHPLVKTNWLASPPLVVAYALAGNMNIDLTKEPLGQDKNGAPVYLKDIWPGSQEIAAAVAQVTTEMFRKEYAEVFEGTEEWRSIEVERSATYGWQADSTYIRLSPFFDDMGAEPKPVEDIHGANVLAMLGDSVTTDHISPAGSIKPDSPAGRYLQGHGVERRDFNSYGSRRGNHEVMMRGTFANIRIRNEMVPGVEGGMTRLLPGEEVLSIYDAAMRYKERGIPLAVIAGKEYGSGSSRDWAAKGPRLLGVRVVIAESFERIHRSNLIGMGILPLEFPQGVTRKTLGLMGEETLDISGLNQLKPGANVPVTLTFADGRKQVIDCRCRIDTGNELTYFRHDGILHYVIRNMLK; encoded by the coding sequence ATGTCGTTAACCCTACGCGAAGCCAGTAAGGATACTCTACGGGCGCTAAATAAAACCTGGCACTATTACAGCCTGCCGCTGGCCTCAAAAGAGCTTGGGGATATCAGCCGTTTACCTAAGTCGCTAAAAGTCTTACTGGAGAACCTGCTGCGCTGGCAGGATGAAGACTCCGTCACCCGCGAAGATATTCATGCCCTTGCCGGCTGGCTCAAACAGGCCCATGCCGACCGCGAAATCGCCTACCGACCTGCCCGGGTACTGATGCAGGACTTCACCGGCGTACCGGCAGTGGTTGACCTTGCCGCCATGCGTGAAGCGGTGAAACGTCTCGGCGGAGATGTGGCCAAAGTTAACCCGCTTTCCCCGGTCGATCTGGTGATTGACCACTCGGTGACCGTCGATCATTTTGGCGACAATGATGCCTTCGAGGAAAACGTTCGCCTTGAGATGGAGCGTAACCACGAGCGCTATGTTTTTTTACGCTGGGGGCAGCAGGCGTTCAGCCGCTTCAGCGTCGTCCCGCCGGGGACCGGCATTTGCCACCAGGTAAACCTTGAGTATCTGGGCAAAGCCGTCTGGAGTGAAGAACAGAACGGCGAACTGGTCGCTTACCCTGACACGCTGGTGGGTACCGATTCACATACCACGATGATTAATGGCCTGGGTGTGCTGGGCTGGGGCGTGGGTGGGATCGAAGCGGAAGCGGCGATGCTTGGCCAGCCGGTCTCTATGCTGATTCCGGATGTTGTCGGCTTTAAGCTTGAGGGCAAACTGCGCGAAGGGATCACCGCCACGGACCTGGTACTGACCGTCACCCAAATGCTCCGTAAGCATGGCGTGGTCGGTAAATTCGTGGAATTTTACGGTGACGGTCTTGATTCACTGCCGCTTGCCGACCGGGCAACTATCGCCAACATGTCTCCTGAGTACGGTGCGACCTGTGGTTTCTTCCCGATTGACGGCGTAACCCTGGAATATATGCGTCTTAGCGGCCGTAGCGAAGAGCAGGTGGCTTTGGTTGAAGCCTACGCTAAGGCACAGGGTATGTGGCGCAACACGGGTGATGAACCTGTGTTTACCAGCACGCTCTCTTTAAACATGAACGATGTTGAGGCCAGTCTGGCCGGCCCAAAACGCCCGCAGGACCGCGTCCCGCTGGGCGGAGTGCCAAAAGCATTCGCCGCCAGCAACGAGCTGGAAGTTAACGCTTCCCACAAAGATCGTACCCCTGTCAGCTATACCCTTGCAGGGCAAGAGCATGAACTGCCGGATGGCGCCGTTGTCATCGCCGCGATCACCTCCTGTACCAACACCTCAAACCCTAGCGTGCTGATGGCGGCTGGGCTGCTGGCTAAAAAAGCCGTTAGTCTGGGGCTGAAACCGCAGCCGTGGGTGAAGGCTTCGCTTGCGCCGGGGTCTAAGGTGGTGTCTGATTATCTGGCCAAAGCCAAATTAACCCCATACCTTGATGAACTGGGCTTTAACCTGGTGGGCTACGGCTGTACTACCTGTATCGGTAACTCCGGCCCGCTGCCGGATCCTATCGAGCAGGCGATTAAAAAAGGCGATCTTACGGTGGGGGCAGTGCTTTCCGGCAACCGTAACTTTGAAGGTCGTATCCACCCGCTGGTAAAGACTAACTGGCTGGCTTCGCCTCCGCTGGTTGTCGCCTACGCCCTGGCCGGCAACATGAACATCGACCTGACTAAAGAGCCATTGGGGCAGGATAAGAATGGCGCGCCTGTCTACCTGAAAGACATCTGGCCGGGCAGCCAGGAAATTGCTGCGGCTGTCGCGCAGGTGACTACCGAGATGTTCCGCAAAGAATACGCCGAGGTGTTTGAAGGCACCGAAGAGTGGCGCAGCATTGAAGTGGAGCGGTCGGCAACCTACGGCTGGCAGGCTGACTCAACCTACATCCGGCTGTCGCCGTTCTTTGATGATATGGGCGCTGAGCCAAAACCGGTGGAAGACATTCACGGGGCCAATGTGCTGGCTATGCTGGGGGATTCTGTAACTACCGACCATATTTCCCCGGCGGGGAGCATTAAACCTGACAGCCCGGCGGGACGTTACCTGCAGGGACATGGCGTCGAGCGTAGAGACTTTAACTCCTACGGGTCGCGTCGTGGTAACCATGAAGTGATGATGCGCGGGACGTTTGCCAACATTCGTATTCGTAATGAAATGGTGCCGGGCGTTGAAGGCGGTATGACGCGACTACTGCCAGGCGAAGAAGTCCTGTCTATTTATGATGCCGCAATGCGTTACAAAGAGCGGGGCATACCGCTGGCGGTTATCGCCGGGAAAGAGTATGGATCTGGTTCAAGCCGTGACTGGGCAGCCAAAGGGCCTCGCTTGCTGGGTGTCCGGGTGGTCATCGCCGAATCGTTCGAACGAATTCACCGCTCTAACCTTATCGGCATGGGGATTTTACCGCTGGAGTTTCCGCAGGGTGTTACGCGGAAAACGCTGGGCCTGATGGGGGAGGAAACGCTGGATATCAGTGGATTAAACCAGCTTAAGCCGGGCGCTAACGTCCCTGTCACGCTGACATTTGCGGACGGACGTAAACAGGTGATTGACTGCCGCTGCCGCATTGATACCGGCAACGAGCTGACCTACTTCCGCCACGACGGTATCCTGCATTATGTGATCAGGAATATGCTGAAGTAA
- the cysB gene encoding CysB family transcriptional regulator (LysR-type transcriptional regulator; contains helix-turn-helix (HTH) motif; in Escherichia coli this protein regulates cysteine biosynthesis by controlling expression of the cys regulon; autoregulates expression; crystal structure of Klebsiella aerogenes showed tetramer formation), whose protein sequence is MKLQQLRYIVEVVNHNLNVSSTAEGLYTSQPGISKQVRMLEDELGIQIFARSGKHLTQVTPAGQEIIRIAREVLSKVDAIKSVAGEHTWPDKGSLYVATTHTQARYALPGVIKGFIERYPRVSLHMHQGSPTQIAEAVSKGNADFAIATEALHLYDDLVMLPCYHWNRSIVVTPDHPLASKESVSIEELAQYPLVTYTFGFTGRSELNTAFNRAGLTPRIVFTATDADVIKTYVRLGLGVGVIASMAVDPISDPDLVRIEAQGVFSHSTTKIGFRRSTFLRSYMYDFIQRFAPHLTRDVVDTAVALRSNDDIEAMFKDIKLPAK, encoded by the coding sequence ATGAAATTACAGCAGCTGCGTTATATCGTTGAAGTCGTGAACCACAATCTCAATGTCTCCTCTACGGCAGAAGGGCTTTATACCTCTCAGCCGGGGATCAGTAAGCAAGTTCGTATGCTGGAAGACGAACTCGGGATCCAGATCTTCGCCCGAAGCGGGAAACACCTGACCCAGGTGACGCCCGCCGGACAGGAAATCATCCGCATCGCCCGTGAAGTGCTGTCGAAAGTCGACGCCATTAAATCCGTCGCCGGAGAGCACACCTGGCCTGACAAAGGTTCGCTCTATGTGGCAACCACGCATACCCAGGCCCGCTATGCGCTGCCAGGCGTGATTAAAGGCTTTATTGAGCGTTATCCGCGGGTTTCTTTGCATATGCATCAGGGTTCGCCGACACAGATTGCAGAGGCGGTTTCCAAAGGCAATGCGGACTTTGCTATCGCCACCGAAGCGCTTCATCTCTATGACGACCTGGTGATGCTGCCTTGCTATCACTGGAACCGTTCCATTGTGGTCACGCCGGACCATCCGCTGGCTTCGAAAGAGTCGGTTAGCATCGAAGAGCTGGCGCAGTATCCGCTGGTGACCTACACCTTTGGCTTTACCGGTCGCTCAGAGCTGAATACCGCCTTCAATCGTGCAGGGTTAACGCCGCGGATCGTCTTCACCGCGACCGACGCCGATGTGATTAAAACCTACGTTCGTTTAGGGCTCGGGGTAGGGGTAATTGCGAGCATGGCGGTGGATCCGATTTCAGACCCGGATTTAGTCCGCATCGAAGCCCAGGGCGTATTTAGCCACAGCACCACGAAAATAGGTTTCCGCCGCAGTACTTTCCTGCGCAGTTATATGTATGATTTTATTCAGCGTTTTGCGCCACATTTAACCCGTGACGTGGTCGATACCGCCGTAGCATTGCGCTCGAACGACGATATTGAAGCGATGTTTAAAGATATCAAATTACCGGCCAAATAA
- a CDS encoding DNA topoisomerase I (catalyzes the ATP-dependent breakage of single-stranded DNA followed by passage and rejoining, maintains net negative superhelicity): protein MGKALVIVESPAKAKTINKYLGNDYVVKSSVGHIRDLPTSGSTTKKSADSAAAKGTKKVKKDERGALVNRMGVDPWHNWDAHYEVLPGKEKVVSELKSLAEKADHIYLATDLDREGEAIAWHLREVIGGDDTRYSRVVFNEITKNAIRQAFEKPGELNIDRVNAQQARRFMDRVVGYMVSPLLWKKIARGLSAGRVQSVAVRLVVEREREIKAFVPEEYWEIDANLSTPKGDALPVQVSHHKDKPFRPVNREQTMAAVSLLEKARYTVLDREDKPTSSKPGAPFITSTLQQAASTRLGFGVKKTMMMAQRLYEAGYITYMRTDSTNLSQDAVSMVRGYIEENFGKKYLPADANQYASKDNSQEAHEAIRPSDVTVLAEALKDMEADAQKLYQLIWRQFVACQMTPAKYDSTTLTVEAGEYRLKARGRTLRFDGWTKVMPALRKGDEDRTLPAVDPGESLTLVELLPAQHFTKPPARFSEASLVKELEKRGIGRPSTYASIISTIQDRGYVRVENRRFYAEKMGEIVTDRLEENFRELMNYDFTAQMEDSLDRVANNQAEWKGVLDNFFTDFSGQLEKAEQEPEEGGMRPNQMVLTSIDCPTCGRKMGIRTASTGVFLGCSGYALPPKERCKTTINLVPENEVLNVLEGDDAETNALRAKRRCQKCGTAMDSYLIDPKRKLHVCGNNPTCDGYEIEEGEFRIKGYDGPIVECEKCGSEMHLRMGRFGKYMACTNDECKNTRKILRNGEVAPPKEDPVPLPELPCEKSDAYFVLRDGAAGVFLAANTFPKSRETRAPLVEELHRFRDRLPEKLRYLADAPQEDPDGNKAFVRFSRKTKQQYVASDKDGKATGWSAFFVDGKWVVGKK, encoded by the coding sequence ATGGGTAAAGCTCTCGTCATCGTTGAGTCCCCGGCAAAAGCCAAAACGATCAACAAATATCTCGGAAATGACTACGTGGTGAAGTCCAGCGTCGGTCATATCCGTGATTTGCCGACCAGTGGATCAACCACCAAGAAGAGCGCTGACTCTGCCGCCGCCAAAGGGACCAAAAAGGTCAAAAAGGATGAACGCGGAGCGCTCGTCAACCGTATGGGTGTCGATCCCTGGCATAACTGGGATGCTCATTACGAAGTGCTGCCGGGCAAGGAGAAAGTGGTCTCCGAGCTGAAATCACTGGCAGAAAAAGCAGACCACATCTATCTCGCAACCGACCTTGACCGCGAAGGGGAAGCCATTGCCTGGCACCTGCGGGAAGTTATCGGTGGCGACGACACTCGCTACAGCCGCGTAGTGTTTAACGAAATTACTAAGAATGCGATTCGCCAGGCGTTTGAAAAGCCGGGTGAACTGAACATTGATCGTGTGAACGCCCAGCAGGCGCGCCGCTTTATGGACCGCGTTGTGGGCTACATGGTGTCTCCGCTGCTGTGGAAAAAGATTGCGCGTGGCCTGTCTGCCGGGCGCGTTCAGTCCGTGGCGGTTCGCCTTGTGGTTGAGCGTGAACGCGAAATTAAAGCTTTTGTCCCGGAAGAGTACTGGGAAATCGACGCCAATCTGTCGACGCCGAAGGGCGATGCGCTGCCGGTGCAGGTGAGTCATCATAAAGACAAGCCTTTCCGTCCGGTTAACCGCGAGCAGACCATGGCGGCCGTTAGCCTGCTTGAAAAAGCACGCTATACCGTTCTGGATCGCGAAGACAAGCCAACCAGCAGCAAGCCTGGCGCGCCGTTCATTACGTCCACGCTGCAGCAAGCCGCCAGTACTCGCCTTGGCTTCGGCGTGAAGAAAACCATGATGATGGCACAGCGTCTGTACGAAGCGGGCTACATTACCTACATGCGTACCGACTCTACTAACCTGAGTCAGGATGCGGTGAGCATGGTTCGCGGCTATATCGAAGAGAACTTCGGTAAGAAATATCTGCCGGCGGACGCTAATCAATACGCCAGTAAGGATAACTCTCAGGAAGCGCACGAAGCGATTCGTCCTTCTGATGTGACCGTGTTGGCGGAAGCGTTAAAAGACATGGAAGCGGATGCCCAGAAGCTTTATCAGCTGATCTGGCGCCAGTTTGTTGCCTGTCAGATGACACCCGCGAAATACGATTCCACCACGCTGACGGTAGAAGCCGGTGAGTACCGCCTGAAGGCGCGAGGCCGCACGCTGCGTTTTGATGGCTGGACGAAAGTGATGCCTGCGCTGCGCAAGGGCGACGAAGATCGTACCTTACCGGCGGTGGATCCAGGCGAGTCTCTGACGCTGGTTGAATTGCTTCCGGCCCAGCACTTTACCAAGCCACCTGCGCGTTTCAGCGAAGCGTCGCTGGTGAAGGAACTGGAAAAACGCGGTATCGGCCGCCCATCCACCTATGCTTCTATCATTTCGACCATTCAGGATCGTGGCTACGTGCGCGTTGAGAACCGCCGTTTCTACGCTGAAAAAATGGGTGAAATTGTTACCGATCGTCTGGAAGAAAACTTCCGCGAACTGATGAATTATGACTTCACGGCGCAGATGGAAGACAGCCTGGACCGGGTGGCAAATAATCAGGCCGAGTGGAAAGGGGTGCTGGACAACTTCTTCACTGATTTTAGCGGCCAGCTTGAGAAAGCTGAGCAGGAGCCGGAAGAAGGCGGCATGCGCCCGAACCAGATGGTTCTGACCAGCATCGACTGCCCAACCTGCGGCCGTAAAATGGGGATTCGTACCGCGAGTACCGGCGTATTCCTCGGCTGTTCTGGCTATGCGTTACCGCCGAAAGAGCGCTGCAAAACCACCATCAACCTGGTGCCTGAGAACGAAGTTCTTAACGTGCTGGAAGGTGATGATGCGGAAACCAACGCTCTGCGCGCCAAGCGCCGCTGCCAGAAGTGCGGCACGGCGATGGACAGCTACCTCATCGATCCGAAGCGTAAGCTGCACGTCTGCGGTAACAACCCGACCTGTGACGGCTACGAAATCGAAGAGGGCGAATTCCGGATCAAGGGTTATGACGGCCCAATCGTTGAGTGCGAGAAGTGTGGCTCAGAAATGCACCTGAGAATGGGGCGTTTTGGCAAGTACATGGCCTGTACCAACGATGAGTGTAAAAACACCCGTAAGATCCTGCGTAACGGCGAAGTCGCGCCACCGAAGGAAGATCCGGTGCCTCTGCCGGAGCTGCCGTGTGAGAAATCGGACGCCTATTTCGTGCTGCGTGATGGTGCCGCCGGCGTCTTCCTGGCCGCGAACACGTTCCCGAAATCTCGTGAAACGCGTGCCCCGCTGGTGGAAGAACTGCACCGCTTCCGCGATCGTCTGCCGGAGAAGCTGCGTTACCTGGCCGACGCCCCTCAGGAAGATCCTGACGGTAACAAAGCGTTTGTCCGCTTTAGTCGTAAAACGAAGCAACAGTATGTTGCTTCCGATAAAGACGGCAAAGCGACCGGCTGGTCAGCCTTCTTCGTTGACGGCAAGTGGGTCGTGGGCAAGAAATAA
- a CDS encoding peptidase (multicopy suppressor of htrA(degP)), translating to MDLIADYGLFLAKAVTIVVAIGAVALILVNVAQRKKQGRGELRLTNLSEQYQDVQQEMQVAMLDPHQQKLWLKEEKKKLKLEAKQAKARAKRGEKASSGKPTLYVLDFKGSMDAHEVSSLREEITAVLSVVKPKDEVLLRLESPGGVVHGYGLAASQLQRLREKEVPLTIAVDKVAASGGYMMACVGQRIVAAPFSIIGSIGVVAQIPNFHRLLKRNDIDVELHTAGQYKRTLTLLGENTEQGREKFREDLNETHHLFKQFVSSMRPALDIEAVATGEHWYGTQAKEKGLVDDVATSDDLLLGMMKDFDAINVRYLQRKKVMDRFTGSAANSLDRLLLRWWQRGEKPLV from the coding sequence GTGGATCTAATTGCTGACTATGGACTTTTTTTAGCTAAAGCGGTAACCATCGTGGTGGCAATTGGTGCCGTTGCCCTCATTCTGGTAAACGTTGCGCAACGCAAGAAACAGGGGCGCGGTGAGCTCAGGCTGACGAATCTGAGCGAGCAGTATCAGGATGTGCAGCAGGAGATGCAGGTCGCTATGCTTGACCCGCATCAGCAGAAGCTGTGGCTTAAAGAAGAAAAGAAAAAACTTAAGCTGGAGGCTAAGCAGGCCAAAGCGCGAGCCAAACGCGGGGAGAAAGCGAGCTCGGGCAAGCCGACGCTGTATGTGCTCGATTTTAAAGGCAGTATGGATGCCCACGAAGTGAGCTCCCTGCGTGAAGAAATTACCGCCGTGTTGTCCGTGGTTAAGCCAAAGGATGAAGTTCTGCTGCGCCTGGAAAGTCCCGGCGGCGTGGTGCATGGCTACGGGCTGGCCGCATCGCAGCTCCAGCGCTTACGGGAAAAAGAAGTACCGTTAACCATTGCGGTAGATAAAGTGGCCGCTAGCGGCGGGTATATGATGGCCTGTGTTGGCCAACGCATTGTGGCTGCACCATTCTCGATTATTGGCTCGATTGGCGTTGTCGCCCAAATCCCGAACTTCCATCGCCTGCTTAAGCGCAATGACATTGACGTTGAGCTGCATACCGCCGGGCAGTACAAACGTACGCTGACCCTGCTGGGCGAAAATACCGAGCAGGGGCGTGAGAAGTTCAGGGAAGACCTGAACGAAACGCACCATCTGTTCAAGCAGTTTGTCAGCAGTATGCGGCCGGCCCTTGATATTGAAGCGGTGGCGACAGGCGAACACTGGTACGGCACTCAGGCGAAGGAAAAAGGGCTGGTGGATGACGTGGCAACCAGCGACGACCTGCTGCTGGGGATGATGAAAGACTTTGACGCGATTAACGTGCGTTATCTGCAGCGTAAAAAAGTGATGGATCGCTTTACCGGTAGCGCGGCAAACAGCCTTGACCGCCTGCTGTTGCGCTGGTGGCAGCGTGGCGAAAAACCGCTGGTTTAA
- a CDS encoding 3-oxoacyl-ACP reductase gives MHYQPQDNLLKNRIILVTGASDGIGRVAALTYARFGASVILLGRNEQKLRAVAGEIQSHGLLPAHWFTLDLATATSAECHALANKLATLVPRLDGVLHNAGILGDVVPMDKQDPDTWQAVMQVNVNATFFLTQALLPLLLKSESGSLVFTTSSVGRQGRAGWGAYAASKFATEGMMQVLAEEYKPHNLRVNCINPGGTRTAMRASAFPTEDPAKLKTPRDLMPLYLWLMGDDSRRKTGMSFDAQPNRKPGISE, from the coding sequence ATGCATTATCAGCCGCAAGATAATTTATTGAAAAATCGCATTATTTTAGTGACCGGCGCCAGCGATGGCATCGGCCGTGTCGCCGCCCTTACCTACGCGCGCTTTGGCGCCTCGGTGATTTTGCTGGGCCGCAATGAGCAAAAGCTCCGCGCCGTTGCCGGCGAAATTCAGTCTCACGGTTTGTTGCCCGCGCACTGGTTCACGCTCGATCTGGCTACCGCCACCTCGGCAGAGTGCCATGCGCTGGCAAACAAGCTCGCCACGTTGGTTCCTCGCCTGGATGGCGTGCTGCATAATGCCGGTATTCTTGGCGATGTCGTGCCTATGGATAAGCAGGATCCGGATACCTGGCAGGCCGTTATGCAGGTCAACGTCAATGCGACTTTTTTCCTGACTCAGGCGCTGCTTCCTTTATTACTCAAATCCGAATCCGGCTCTCTGGTGTTCACCACCTCAAGCGTTGGTCGCCAGGGGCGTGCCGGCTGGGGCGCTTACGCCGCATCAAAGTTTGCCACTGAAGGCATGATGCAGGTCCTGGCAGAGGAATATAAGCCGCACAACCTACGCGTAAACTGTATTAACCCTGGCGGTACGCGCACGGCGATGCGCGCCAGCGCCTTCCCTACCGAAGATCCGGCCAAGCTGAAAACGCCGCGGGATTTGATGCCGCTTTATCTCTGGCTGATGGGCGACGACAGCCGCCGTAAAACCGGCATGAGTTTTGATGCCCAGCCCAACCGTAAACCCGGGATTTCAGAATGA